The Pangasianodon hypophthalmus isolate fPanHyp1 chromosome 5, fPanHyp1.pri, whole genome shotgun sequence genome includes a window with the following:
- the etv5a gene encoding ETS translocation variant 5a isoform X1 has protein sequence MDRFYDQQVPFMVPSNQKSSQVEEPYNRTINERKRKFVDTELAQDTEELFQDLSQLQEIWIAEAQVPDDEQFVPDFQPDSLTFHGPPPTKIKRELSPSKELSPCSEDRSPMLYGEKCLYNYSAYERKTSVGFKPLTPPSTPVSPCSSTNTHPMHEQTPPLVHNSTLGQHSLHGQPAVTNSTLSQRALPLHSQTPPFAVPCPPQNHNAPFNNEHRFQRQLSEPCLPFPPSETQGKPNYIPQASSTSPRDGRPPYHRQLSEPVVPVHPQGFKQELLDPRYTEQGVPNMGRPQAAFHTMAIKQEPRDFGFDSEVPNCRSSFGRGASFYQSQESFSFDRDQHLYYDDTCVVPERLEGKVKQEPSVFREGLPYQRRGSLQLWQFLVTLLDDPANGHFIAWTGRGMEFKLIEPEEVARRWGIQKNRPAMNYDKLSRSLRYYYEKGIMQKVAGERYVYKFVCDPEALFSMAFPDNQRPNIKADPDGLPVVDDETLPITHYDEGGSYLIDGGEQCVTGMPFPDGYVY, from the exons ATGGACAGATTTTACGACCAGCAAGTACCATTTATGGTTCCATCAAAT CAGAAATCATCCCAAGTGGAGGAACCATACAACAGAACCATTaatgagaggaaaaggaagtTTGTAGACACTGAACTTGCTCAGGACACAGAAG AACTCTTCCAGGACCTCAGTCAGCTGCAGGAAATCTGGATTGCAGAAG CCCAGGTGCCCGATGATGAACAGTTTGTCCCAGACTTTCAGCCGGACAGCT TGACGTTTCATGGCCCTCCTCCAACCAAGATTAAACGGGAACTGAGTCCTTCCAAAGAGCTCTCTCCCTGTAGTGAGGACAGGAGTCCAATGCTGTATGGAGAGAAGTGCCTTTATAACTACAG TGCCTATGAAAGGAAAACCTCTGTTGGGTTCAAGCCATTGACTCCTCCTTCAACGCCTGTGTCACCATGCAGTTCCACCAACACGCACCCCATGCATGAACAGACGCCTCCTCTTGTCCATAATTCCACATTAGGGCAACACTCCCTACACGGACAGCCTGCTGTGACCAACTCCACCCTCAGTCAGAGGGCCCTCCCACTACACAGCCAGACTCCACCTTTTGCAGTGCCATGTCCACCTCAAAACCACAATGCCCCCTTTAACAACGAGCACAG GTTTCAGCGCCAGCTCTCGGAACCCTGTTTGCCATTCCCGCCTTCCGAGACCCAGGGAAAACCAAACTACATTCCCCAGGCATCAAGCACTTCACCTAGAGATGGCCGGCCACCGTATCATCGGCAGTTGTCAGAGCCGGTGGTTCCTGTTCATCCTCAGGGTTTTAAACAGGAGCTGTTGGACCCTCGCTACACTGAGCAGGGTGTCCCCAACATGGGTCGACCCCAGGCTGCCTTCCACACAATGGCCATCAAGCAAGAGCCACGAGACTTTGGCTTTGACTCTG AAGTGCCTAACTGCCGGTCTTCATTTGGGAGAGGAGCAAGCTTTTACCAAAGCCAAGAAA GTTTTTCATTTGACAGAGATCAGCACTTGTATTATGACGATACATGTGTAGTACCTGAACGACTTGAAG GGAAAGTAAAGCAGGAGCCTTCGGTATTTCGTGAGGGCCTACCTTACCAACGtcgtggatctctccagctctggCAGTTTCTGGTCACACTTCTCGATGACCCTGCCAACGGTCACTTTATTGCTTGGACAGGACGTGGCATGGAGTTTAAGCTCATTGAGCCAGAAGAG GTGGCTCGACGTTGGGGAATTCAGAAAAACCGACCAGCCATGAATTATGACAAGCTGAGTCGCTCTCTGCGCTACTACTATGAGAAGGGCATCATGCAGAAG GTTGCTGGTGAGAGGTACGTCTACAAGTTTGTGTGCGACCCTGAGGCCCTCTTCTCTATGGCCTTTCCAGACAACCAGAGGCCAAACATTAAGGCTGATCCTGATGGCCTGCCTGTCGTGGACGATGAAACACTCCCCATCACTCACTATGATGAAGGAGGCTCTTACCTGATAGATGGAGGAGAGCAGTGTGTCACTGGGATGCCTTTCCCTGATGGCTATGTGTACTGA
- the rbm44 gene encoding RNA-binding protein 44 isoform X2, with protein sequence MWYPPSMMVPVYLEASARRTADVPAAVMWPVIPFEQHLCFAINDMVGFREHRLSVEDGRKFLLSKSVYDLVKVSHFLELTDPKLLGWYLSLPVEDRKLIQEEGGLLQFLHRHPALEVSRHIVHLKQHVIGNCLPLPAPDMSSKLDRSRRATFYGMSQCVNCGTSCPSGAKKCRRCSTLILNPEENVCISEEEKTLQLLPNNVREELNLLKSKGHVSEDMSMKSSQQYDCTQSTSNNLSATRITLLNSFQQSEHPRKNSSDGQLLCQMWEERVPCDGKDFRVFKDPSAQASFLLDRELEMQGHSQSAHDQVPLLPDTSSDFPNLEEETLPEYYSFNSTTMEHTSAQWSDATNTSMMATKGSTEASTTDESVACGAENGTFPDSVSFLSNSSEWTDLTEDCQNLSNEDDLECETKTDEYHSVIEEEASSSAACIPCINPSWSASGQCTRESEFTCEGCISSASLSELNVKTTTACEVAPVSLSVSQAVDASNEFRACFTSTRATEITQDFFVKHCQDVSTGTDSCPVNQETQTIQRPTSEKYTITDVYMSDLDALCEEFGKLRMMEEELMHLKDEMARSGPGTAGGPRSEQQKSSCGCGAVPRARWAELRLLALQFAMCQQHCWRRFYTSPQGETSLEGTKALPDAMSQTLKSLEDNYFKMKRKILEGVPLDNLKPLSVDTKRLTAATCYRPSLIYEAFLGDSLPEFSFKPSGLEDEGQTNQADEVLNINTTDRGHLNKNTTASWHDSATLSKTASSKRSRGVPGSSQQPGISSDAKPGAPKDLNSSDAWFDAEEELGCPSQSCKEDKQTGQRDQGDSEKEQKDANRKKDQCFLLCVSNLPNSITEHDLLLWFAKYHTNQVSLSNFSNTRVAIVSVRNPKDAEAAVREMNGRSIQGHTLHVEHIHKSPADGQASVKKSCVQLSPAAHKAGEGPITQCSNNNFHGSRPLRSSLDKLTNICTTPTASGTCVPQHYGTMGSFDTIMAQLTERHPKMGRQRIVSALLELRAKHHGVLSGLPLRDIVDMTSELLTHSTTD encoded by the exons ATGTGGTACCCTCCTTCCATGATGGTACCAGTTTACTTAGAGGCAAGCGCGCGCAGAACTGCAGATGTGCCTGCTGCAGTCATGTGGCCCGTCATACCGTTTGAACAGCACTTGTGCTTTGCTATTAACGACATGGTCG GGTTTCGGGAGCATCGCCTGTCTGTTGAGGATGGAAGGAAATTTTTGTTGAGCAA GTCTGTGTATGATCTTGTGAAAGTGAGCCACTTTCTGGAGTTGACTGATCCAAAGTTGCTTGGTTGGTATCTCTCCTTACCTGTGGAAGACAGGAAACTGATACAAG AAGAAGGAGGACTCCTTCAGTTTCTGCATAGACATCCTGCTCTTGAAGTATCTAGACATATTGTTCATTTAAAGC AGCACGTTATAGGAAATTGCCTTCCCCTTCCAGCACCTGATATGTCTTCAAAACTCGATAg ATCAAGACGTGCCACATTTTATGGCATGTCACAGTGTGTAAATTGTGGCACGAGTTGTCCGTCTGGTGCTAAAAAGTGCAGACGCTGTAGCACGCTGATCCTAAACCCAGAGGAAAATGTTTGCATATCTG AGGAAGAAAAGACACTTCAGTTGCTACCAAACAACGTACGAGAGGAGCTGAATCTCTTAAAATCCAAGGGACATGTCAGTGAGGATATGTCAATGAAAAGTTCTCAGCAGTATGATTGCACGCAGAGCACCTCGAATAATTTGTCTGCCACTCGGATCACCCTTTTAAACAGTTTCCAGCAATCGGAGCATCCAAGGAAGAACTCTAGTGATGGCCAGCTTCTGTGTCAGATGTGGGAGGAAAGAGTGCCGTGTGATGGCAAGGATTTCAGAGTATTTAAAGATCCCTCAGCACAAGCAAGCTTTTTGCTTGACAGGGAGCTTGAGATGCAAGGCCACAGTCAAAGTGCTCATGACCAGGTACCTCTGCTGCCAGATACCAGTTCAGATTTTCCTAATCTAGAAGAGGAGACATTGCCAGAGTATTACAGTTTTAACAGCACCACAATGGAGCACACGTCTGCCCAGTGGAGTGACGCCACTAATACCTCCATGATGGCCACTAAAGGCAGCACTGAGGCATCCACCACTGATGAGTCTGTGGCCTGTGGTGCAGAGAATGGTACATTCCCTGATTCTGTATCGTTCCTCAGCAATTCCTCGGAGTGGACCGATCTCACAGAGGATTGCCAAAATCTCAGTAATGAGGATGACCTGGAATGTGAGACAAAGACAGATGAGTATCATAGTGTGATTGAAGAAGAAGCCTCAAGCTCAGCAGCCTGCATTCCATGCATTAATCCCAGCTGGTCAGCATCTGGCCAGTGTACTCGAGAGAGTGAGTTTACATGTGAGGGGTGCATTTCGTCTGCCAGCCTGAGTGAGCTAAATGTCAAAACCACAACAGCGTGTGAGGTCGCTCCTGTTTCCCTCAGTGTGAGCCAGGCAGTGGATGCCAGCAATGAGTTTAGAGCTTGTTTTACATCCACCCGGGCAACAGAAATCACTCAGGACTTCTTTGTGAAGCATTGCCAAGATGTTTCCACTGGTACTGACTCATGTCCTGTTAACCAGGAGACACAGACAATTCAAAGGCCCACTTCTGAAAAATACACTATTACTGACGTCTACATGTCTGACTTGGATGCTCTTTGTGAG GAATTTGGGAAACTCAGAATGATGGAAGAAGAGCTAATGCATTTAAAGGATGAAATGGCAAG ATCTGGTCCTGGTACTGCTGGAGGGCCCAGGAGTGAACAACAGAAGAGTAGCTGTGGATGCGGTGCTGTTCCACGTGCTAGATGGGCAGAGCTGCGTCTGCTGGCTCTGCAGTTTGCCATGTGCCAGCAACATTGCTGGAGGCGCTTCTACACATCACCACAGGGTGAAACTTCACTTGAGGG AACCAAAGCACTGCCTGATGCAATGTCACAGACCCTGAAGAGCCTGGAGGACAATTACTtcaagatgaagaggaagataCTGGAAGGGGTTCCTCTGGATAATCTCAAGCCTCTGTCTGTGGACACTAAGAGATTAACAGCTGCAACGTGCTACAGGCCGTCTTTG aTTTATGAGGCTTTTTTAGGTGACAGTCTGCCTGAGTTTTCATTCAA GCCCAGTGGTCTTGAAGATGAGGGCCAGACTAACCAAGCCGATGAGGTGTTGAATATAAACACCACAGACAGAGGACACCTCAACAAGAATACAACAGCTTCTTGg CATGATTCTGCAACATTGTCTAAAACTGCAAGCAGTAAGAGAAGTAGAGGCGTGCCTGGTTCCAGCCAACAACCAGGAATCTCTAGTGATGCCAAGCCTG GTGCTCCTAAAGACCTCAACAGCAGTGATGCCTGGTTTGATGCAGAGGAAGAACTTGGATGTCCTAGTCAGAGTTGTAAAGAAGACAAACAAACAGGGCAGAGAGATCAAGGGGACTCGGAGAAGGAACAAAAAG atgcaaacagaaagaaagatcagTGTTTCTTGCTTTGTGTCTCAAACTTGCCAAACAGTATTACTGAG CATGATCTGCTGCTTTGGTTTGCGAAGTACCATACCAATCAAGTGTCCCTTTCCAATTTTAGTAACACCAG GGTTGCAATAGTGAGTGTGAGAAACCCCAAGGATGCTGAGGCTGCAGTACGAGAGATGAATGGCCGATCCATTCAAGGCCACACTCTTCATGTGGAACACATCCACAAGTCTCCCGCAGATGGTCAGGCCTCCGTCAAAAAGTCCTGCGTTCAGCTTTCCCCAGCTGCCCATAAAGCAGGAGAAGGGCCAATCACACAATGCTCAAATAATAACTTTCATGGCTCCAGA cCACTCCGCTCCAGTCTGGATAAGCTTACCAACATATGCACTACACCCACTGCATCAGGTACCTGTGTACCACAGCACTACGGAACCATGGGCAGCTTCGACACAATCATGGCCCAGTTAACAGAGCGCCACCCAAAAATGGGCAGACAGCGGATCGTCAGTGCTTTGCTGGAGCTGCGGGCAAAGCATCATGGTGTCCTCAGTGGCCTGCCCCTCAGAGATATAGTGGATATGACCTCTGAACTTCTCACTCACTCAACCACAGACTAA
- the rbm44 gene encoding RNA-binding protein 44 isoform X1 — MWYPPSMMVPVYLEASARRTADVPAAVMWPVIPFEQHLCFAINDMVGFREHRLSVEDGRKFLLSKSVYDLVKVSHFLELTDPKLLGWYLSLPVEDRKLIQEEGGLLQFLHRHPALEVSRHIVHLKQHVIGNCLPLPAPDMSSKLDRSRRATFYGMSQCVNCGTSCPSGAKKCRRCSTLILNPEENVCISEEEKTLQLLPNNVREELNLLKSKGHVSEDMSMKSSQQYDCTQSTSNNLSATRITLLNSFQQSEHPRKNSSDGQLLCQMWEERVPCDGKDFRVFKDPSAQASFLLDRELEMQGHSQSAHDQVPLLPDTSSDFPNLEEETLPEYYSFNSTTMEHTSAQWSDATNTSMMATKGSTEASTTDESVACGAENGTFPDSVSFLSNSSEWTDLTEDCQNLSNEDDLECETKTDEYHSVIEEEASSSAACIPCINPSWSASGQCTRESEFTCEGCISSASLSELNVKTTTACEVAPVSLSVSQAVDASNEFRACFTSTRATEITQDFFVKHCQDVSTGTDSCPVNQETQTIQRPTSEKYTITDVYMSDLDALCEEFGKLRMMEEELMHLKDEMARSGPGTAGGPRSEQQKSSCGCGAVPRARWAELRLLALQFAMCQQHCWRRFYTSPQGETSLEGTKALPDAMSQTLKSLEDNYFKMKRKILEGVPLDNLKPLSVDTKRLTAATCYRPSLIYEAFLGDSLPEFSFKPSGLEDEGQTNQADEVLNINTTDRGHLNKNTTASWHDSATLSKTASSKRSRGVPGSSQQPGISSDAKPGAPKDLNSSDAWFDAEEELGCPSQSCKEDKQTGQRDQGDSEKEQKVDANRKKDQCFLLCVSNLPNSITEHDLLLWFAKYHTNQVSLSNFSNTRVAIVSVRNPKDAEAAVREMNGRSIQGHTLHVEHIHKSPADGQASVKKSCVQLSPAAHKAGEGPITQCSNNNFHGSRPLRSSLDKLTNICTTPTASGTCVPQHYGTMGSFDTIMAQLTERHPKMGRQRIVSALLELRAKHHGVLSGLPLRDIVDMTSELLTHSTTD; from the exons ATGTGGTACCCTCCTTCCATGATGGTACCAGTTTACTTAGAGGCAAGCGCGCGCAGAACTGCAGATGTGCCTGCTGCAGTCATGTGGCCCGTCATACCGTTTGAACAGCACTTGTGCTTTGCTATTAACGACATGGTCG GGTTTCGGGAGCATCGCCTGTCTGTTGAGGATGGAAGGAAATTTTTGTTGAGCAA GTCTGTGTATGATCTTGTGAAAGTGAGCCACTTTCTGGAGTTGACTGATCCAAAGTTGCTTGGTTGGTATCTCTCCTTACCTGTGGAAGACAGGAAACTGATACAAG AAGAAGGAGGACTCCTTCAGTTTCTGCATAGACATCCTGCTCTTGAAGTATCTAGACATATTGTTCATTTAAAGC AGCACGTTATAGGAAATTGCCTTCCCCTTCCAGCACCTGATATGTCTTCAAAACTCGATAg ATCAAGACGTGCCACATTTTATGGCATGTCACAGTGTGTAAATTGTGGCACGAGTTGTCCGTCTGGTGCTAAAAAGTGCAGACGCTGTAGCACGCTGATCCTAAACCCAGAGGAAAATGTTTGCATATCTG AGGAAGAAAAGACACTTCAGTTGCTACCAAACAACGTACGAGAGGAGCTGAATCTCTTAAAATCCAAGGGACATGTCAGTGAGGATATGTCAATGAAAAGTTCTCAGCAGTATGATTGCACGCAGAGCACCTCGAATAATTTGTCTGCCACTCGGATCACCCTTTTAAACAGTTTCCAGCAATCGGAGCATCCAAGGAAGAACTCTAGTGATGGCCAGCTTCTGTGTCAGATGTGGGAGGAAAGAGTGCCGTGTGATGGCAAGGATTTCAGAGTATTTAAAGATCCCTCAGCACAAGCAAGCTTTTTGCTTGACAGGGAGCTTGAGATGCAAGGCCACAGTCAAAGTGCTCATGACCAGGTACCTCTGCTGCCAGATACCAGTTCAGATTTTCCTAATCTAGAAGAGGAGACATTGCCAGAGTATTACAGTTTTAACAGCACCACAATGGAGCACACGTCTGCCCAGTGGAGTGACGCCACTAATACCTCCATGATGGCCACTAAAGGCAGCACTGAGGCATCCACCACTGATGAGTCTGTGGCCTGTGGTGCAGAGAATGGTACATTCCCTGATTCTGTATCGTTCCTCAGCAATTCCTCGGAGTGGACCGATCTCACAGAGGATTGCCAAAATCTCAGTAATGAGGATGACCTGGAATGTGAGACAAAGACAGATGAGTATCATAGTGTGATTGAAGAAGAAGCCTCAAGCTCAGCAGCCTGCATTCCATGCATTAATCCCAGCTGGTCAGCATCTGGCCAGTGTACTCGAGAGAGTGAGTTTACATGTGAGGGGTGCATTTCGTCTGCCAGCCTGAGTGAGCTAAATGTCAAAACCACAACAGCGTGTGAGGTCGCTCCTGTTTCCCTCAGTGTGAGCCAGGCAGTGGATGCCAGCAATGAGTTTAGAGCTTGTTTTACATCCACCCGGGCAACAGAAATCACTCAGGACTTCTTTGTGAAGCATTGCCAAGATGTTTCCACTGGTACTGACTCATGTCCTGTTAACCAGGAGACACAGACAATTCAAAGGCCCACTTCTGAAAAATACACTATTACTGACGTCTACATGTCTGACTTGGATGCTCTTTGTGAG GAATTTGGGAAACTCAGAATGATGGAAGAAGAGCTAATGCATTTAAAGGATGAAATGGCAAG ATCTGGTCCTGGTACTGCTGGAGGGCCCAGGAGTGAACAACAGAAGAGTAGCTGTGGATGCGGTGCTGTTCCACGTGCTAGATGGGCAGAGCTGCGTCTGCTGGCTCTGCAGTTTGCCATGTGCCAGCAACATTGCTGGAGGCGCTTCTACACATCACCACAGGGTGAAACTTCACTTGAGGG AACCAAAGCACTGCCTGATGCAATGTCACAGACCCTGAAGAGCCTGGAGGACAATTACTtcaagatgaagaggaagataCTGGAAGGGGTTCCTCTGGATAATCTCAAGCCTCTGTCTGTGGACACTAAGAGATTAACAGCTGCAACGTGCTACAGGCCGTCTTTG aTTTATGAGGCTTTTTTAGGTGACAGTCTGCCTGAGTTTTCATTCAA GCCCAGTGGTCTTGAAGATGAGGGCCAGACTAACCAAGCCGATGAGGTGTTGAATATAAACACCACAGACAGAGGACACCTCAACAAGAATACAACAGCTTCTTGg CATGATTCTGCAACATTGTCTAAAACTGCAAGCAGTAAGAGAAGTAGAGGCGTGCCTGGTTCCAGCCAACAACCAGGAATCTCTAGTGATGCCAAGCCTG GTGCTCCTAAAGACCTCAACAGCAGTGATGCCTGGTTTGATGCAGAGGAAGAACTTGGATGTCCTAGTCAGAGTTGTAAAGAAGACAAACAAACAGGGCAGAGAGATCAAGGGGACTCGGAGAAGGAACAAAAAG TAGatgcaaacagaaagaaagatcagTGTTTCTTGCTTTGTGTCTCAAACTTGCCAAACAGTATTACTGAG CATGATCTGCTGCTTTGGTTTGCGAAGTACCATACCAATCAAGTGTCCCTTTCCAATTTTAGTAACACCAG GGTTGCAATAGTGAGTGTGAGAAACCCCAAGGATGCTGAGGCTGCAGTACGAGAGATGAATGGCCGATCCATTCAAGGCCACACTCTTCATGTGGAACACATCCACAAGTCTCCCGCAGATGGTCAGGCCTCCGTCAAAAAGTCCTGCGTTCAGCTTTCCCCAGCTGCCCATAAAGCAGGAGAAGGGCCAATCACACAATGCTCAAATAATAACTTTCATGGCTCCAGA cCACTCCGCTCCAGTCTGGATAAGCTTACCAACATATGCACTACACCCACTGCATCAGGTACCTGTGTACCACAGCACTACGGAACCATGGGCAGCTTCGACACAATCATGGCCCAGTTAACAGAGCGCCACCCAAAAATGGGCAGACAGCGGATCGTCAGTGCTTTGCTGGAGCTGCGGGCAAAGCATCATGGTGTCCTCAGTGGCCTGCCCCTCAGAGATATAGTGGATATGACCTCTGAACTTCTCACTCACTCAACCACAGACTAA
- the etv5a gene encoding ETS translocation variant 5a isoform X2, which produces MDRFYDQQVPFMVPSNKSSQVEEPYNRTINERKRKFVDTELAQDTEELFQDLSQLQEIWIAEAQVPDDEQFVPDFQPDSLTFHGPPPTKIKRELSPSKELSPCSEDRSPMLYGEKCLYNYSAYERKTSVGFKPLTPPSTPVSPCSSTNTHPMHEQTPPLVHNSTLGQHSLHGQPAVTNSTLSQRALPLHSQTPPFAVPCPPQNHNAPFNNEHRFQRQLSEPCLPFPPSETQGKPNYIPQASSTSPRDGRPPYHRQLSEPVVPVHPQGFKQELLDPRYTEQGVPNMGRPQAAFHTMAIKQEPRDFGFDSEVPNCRSSFGRGASFYQSQESFSFDRDQHLYYDDTCVVPERLEGKVKQEPSVFREGLPYQRRGSLQLWQFLVTLLDDPANGHFIAWTGRGMEFKLIEPEEVARRWGIQKNRPAMNYDKLSRSLRYYYEKGIMQKVAGERYVYKFVCDPEALFSMAFPDNQRPNIKADPDGLPVVDDETLPITHYDEGGSYLIDGGEQCVTGMPFPDGYVY; this is translated from the exons ATGGACAGATTTTACGACCAGCAAGTACCATTTATGGTTCCATCAAAT AAATCATCCCAAGTGGAGGAACCATACAACAGAACCATTaatgagaggaaaaggaagtTTGTAGACACTGAACTTGCTCAGGACACAGAAG AACTCTTCCAGGACCTCAGTCAGCTGCAGGAAATCTGGATTGCAGAAG CCCAGGTGCCCGATGATGAACAGTTTGTCCCAGACTTTCAGCCGGACAGCT TGACGTTTCATGGCCCTCCTCCAACCAAGATTAAACGGGAACTGAGTCCTTCCAAAGAGCTCTCTCCCTGTAGTGAGGACAGGAGTCCAATGCTGTATGGAGAGAAGTGCCTTTATAACTACAG TGCCTATGAAAGGAAAACCTCTGTTGGGTTCAAGCCATTGACTCCTCCTTCAACGCCTGTGTCACCATGCAGTTCCACCAACACGCACCCCATGCATGAACAGACGCCTCCTCTTGTCCATAATTCCACATTAGGGCAACACTCCCTACACGGACAGCCTGCTGTGACCAACTCCACCCTCAGTCAGAGGGCCCTCCCACTACACAGCCAGACTCCACCTTTTGCAGTGCCATGTCCACCTCAAAACCACAATGCCCCCTTTAACAACGAGCACAG GTTTCAGCGCCAGCTCTCGGAACCCTGTTTGCCATTCCCGCCTTCCGAGACCCAGGGAAAACCAAACTACATTCCCCAGGCATCAAGCACTTCACCTAGAGATGGCCGGCCACCGTATCATCGGCAGTTGTCAGAGCCGGTGGTTCCTGTTCATCCTCAGGGTTTTAAACAGGAGCTGTTGGACCCTCGCTACACTGAGCAGGGTGTCCCCAACATGGGTCGACCCCAGGCTGCCTTCCACACAATGGCCATCAAGCAAGAGCCACGAGACTTTGGCTTTGACTCTG AAGTGCCTAACTGCCGGTCTTCATTTGGGAGAGGAGCAAGCTTTTACCAAAGCCAAGAAA GTTTTTCATTTGACAGAGATCAGCACTTGTATTATGACGATACATGTGTAGTACCTGAACGACTTGAAG GGAAAGTAAAGCAGGAGCCTTCGGTATTTCGTGAGGGCCTACCTTACCAACGtcgtggatctctccagctctggCAGTTTCTGGTCACACTTCTCGATGACCCTGCCAACGGTCACTTTATTGCTTGGACAGGACGTGGCATGGAGTTTAAGCTCATTGAGCCAGAAGAG GTGGCTCGACGTTGGGGAATTCAGAAAAACCGACCAGCCATGAATTATGACAAGCTGAGTCGCTCTCTGCGCTACTACTATGAGAAGGGCATCATGCAGAAG GTTGCTGGTGAGAGGTACGTCTACAAGTTTGTGTGCGACCCTGAGGCCCTCTTCTCTATGGCCTTTCCAGACAACCAGAGGCCAAACATTAAGGCTGATCCTGATGGCCTGCCTGTCGTGGACGATGAAACACTCCCCATCACTCACTATGATGAAGGAGGCTCTTACCTGATAGATGGAGGAGAGCAGTGTGTCACTGGGATGCCTTTCCCTGATGGCTATGTGTACTGA